Below is a genomic region from Tripterygium wilfordii isolate XIE 37 chromosome 12, ASM1340144v1, whole genome shotgun sequence.
atatatatatatatatatatgtatgtatgtatatatatacacagatagtgcatatgtatatatatgtgtgtgtatgtatatgtgtgtgtatatatatatacatagacagtgcatatgtgtgtgtatatatatgtgtgtgtatacacacagacagtgcataagtgagtgtgtgtatatatatatgtgtgagtgtctatacatacatacatatatataatatatatgtgtatatataacttatgggtttttagaattttttatttaaaggggtaataggttggagtaaaactttttattactttttattacccaggtcccccactagtaaactttatgtgtaaaaaatgagctcaattactaaaatttattacaggaataaaagttatactgacataacaaacacaagtaaacttaaaatttaattacccttgtaactattacacctcattacccttgtaccaaacgcaccataaaaTGTCAAAACTTATACAACAGCAGAGCAGATGTGAATATGTGATGCTACCTGTTGCCAGCcaagtggagagagttgagcatcaaAAAGTGTGGGAGACATTAAGGCATCATGGTCCTTTTCTCCTGCAACATTGTGAACTCCTTGGGCATGcctcacctatatatatattaataagtACCGTCATTTGCTTTCTAATAGTTCATGGTGttcataaaatttgaatttctGAAAGTGTCTTTAGCTATCACTCTTTTAGCCTTTTCGGTGAATATCACAGAGCATAACAATTTTACAGAACAGAGATGGAAGAGTAGAAGTTGTACAAACCAGGTGAAGAATTTTACAGTGCTGCAATGGAGCTACAGTGACATCCATATCTTACCTACAATGATAAAATTAGATATCAAGACAGAGAACAACTGCTAGAAGTAAATAAAAGCACATAAAACAAACGAATATTCTAATGAAAGTAATGATATGCTTAAAACTTCACTCAGGCGATTCTTTTCTCTGGTGTTCTATTAGGTTAAATATGCTTCTCATTGAGATATCAAATTTTTCATAGACATATCTAAAATCGAGACCATAACATGAGCCCTAGCAAATAATCTCATGCAGCTAAACGGAAAAGAGAAGTCAAAGCACAAAAAATCCAGATCTAGATTCTCCTCCATTGCCATACATAATAACTTCAAAACCAGGCCGAAAGTAACATTAAAACGATTCATAGCGACGGAGATGAAAAACTCTGTAAAGATCACACAATATATATTAAGATTACAATCGATGATTTTATAACTTGAGCATCCTAATCGCAGATGCAACGCCATTATCATCTCCCGAGAAACAACCATAAATCAACTCTTTGAAGCAAGaaaaacaaactactcaaaCACTAAAACATAAGAATGTCATGTACATACCTCTCGCTCCGCGGAAAAGGAATCAGAGAGGAAGAGTCGGAGATTTCAGATCTCGTAGAACTGAAAGCGAAAGAGGAAGATGAAGCGTGAAGATGTTATTCGGGTTTTTGGTTACTTCATTTATAACGGCGGGACAAGAGGGAacgattttattattattattatttattttttaactgCCTGTGAGATGTGATGTGGTCCCCAGTACCGTAAATCATTCAATATATGCGTTTGAATATTCGGTTTTATATTTGTCCATGATATAGCATTACTTTTGTAACAGTGTAAAAAAAGATCAACAAGGAGCTGTTTTGGGGGAAGGAAAATTTGCTGGAGGCATGAAGATTCCACTTGCAGCCATGGCTATTGGGTGGTGGTagtttgactttgaaatctaacattaTTAAAGGACTGGTTTTGCGTTGATTAATTGAATAATTCATGATAAACAAGccattgtaaatttgtaatcacATCAGGTCACATGTTGTTGATGTGTTTCACCAAAAATAATGAGTTAGTGTTAATTCACAAACGGTTtgtacatttttaaaatttgaattgcAAACTACATATTTCGATTCTCAAATATTCATACATTGTCACTAACCGCTAATGAATTGATATCAtcctactttctttctttttttattacaaaggGAAGAGGATGAGGAGGATCGAACTCAAGAattctatgagataccacacacataagAGTTATCTAAGTTATTCGTGGTGCTCAAATTGACATCATCCTATTGCTTCTCGTACATTAAATCAATATATGACATGCTACGCGCAAGATTTTGACTACAACAGtaatacataaaataaaaataaaaagctaGTTTGTTGACAAATCTTAAGCAAGATTATGTTCCTTAAGGCAATCATAAAAACAATTGTGGTTAGGTTAACCAATAATCTTATAACAATTGACACCTAAAAGTGCCTTTAAACTGTTGTGCTGTGGGGTTTCAATCTGGGTAGTTCTAGCAAAAGATGTCCAATTTGCTATCTGAGCCAGTCAGCCAGCCAACATATTAATAAGTGCATTGGTAGCTCACTGTAAGAATCATACTAGGAGGGAGATTAGACTAATAAACGCGATAACCTGTCGGCTATCGTATTACTTAGACACTCCTTTTTCTGTAGTCTTCTCCTTTGCAACATCGCTAGGCAAATCAAGCCCACTAGGAATCTTTCCAGGATAGTTGGTTATTGCTGGATCAGATCCCATCATGCtgcaaaaaaagaggaaaaaaaagtgaGCACAAATGCATAATGATTAAGACAGAAAAATATATCCTCCCTGGATTTTGGAAACAAAACACTCACCCTCTATCAGCAATTACCATCGACCGAAGTTCACAATTGGCAAAGCTGCATAAAAAGATAATACATCCACCAGATTAGCCGGAACAAAGAAATTATGCATTCAGAGGATTGAGACTGCACCCAGTGGGCCAGTcttcaaatatataatatatcgcGCAcatcatcattaaaaaaaaaatctgaatagATCAGCAGAGATGCATCTATGTGATATATGATGAATCATACTGTAAATCAAATTTCAAGTTCCCTCCACTCCTTTGTTCAGAAGTGGCCAAGGAGGGATACAAGGGTGAAAACAATGCTAAAAAAAGCTCATCATATAACCTTGAAGCCAAGCCAGGGTTGCAACATCAGATTCAATATCCTTACCACGTCAAACCTATCTCAATCTGTTTCCCTTTTTTTCCCGACAAATATTGTCACCTATTTGTCTGGTATCAGAAATCTATCCATCTGACATTTAAAGATGATAAGGTTTGACACTGATAAAAACAGGTAGAAAGAATGCACACCAGAAGCATGTCGAGTTCCAAATAGAAGCAGTATAAAGTTGAACAAGAATTTTCAATGCAGTTTATTGCAGTGACAGAGAACTATCAAAGAACTATctcaacaaaaactagaaaagggTAAACTACATTTTCTATCCCTAAGGTTTGCCCCAAAGACAAATACACCTTTTAGTTTCAAAGAGACGACCAAACCTGAAACCACCAACCTCCCTGGTTGccttttagacttttagtaTAATATACATATGACCTGAATTTACTTAAATTAAGGAAGAAAATACCATAAAATATTtaggaatgaaaatgaaaaaaaatacacagTATTCCAGAGAAATCAACATAATACTTACTGTGTGCATATTTCACTCTTAACAGATGGATGACAATCGTTTCCGAAAGCGCTTAAGGTATGGTACAAGAATCCACTGTGGGTAACAACTGCGATCTCCTTCTCTTTCCGTGTCCATAACCTGGACCAATTAATGGAAAAAGATTTAGAATAAAGATAATAAGCGGTAGTATGAAGCCCAGCAAGACAACACAGTTAATTACCAAAACGCTCTGCATCTAGACACTGAATTCATATTCgactattttaaaaattttatttgtgaTTTGTATAAGTGTGTGTGTAGTGTGTacagagagaaagaggaagagagagacagagacagtaACCATTTCAAGAATTCCATTCCCCTGGCAGCAAGTTCTTCATTCGCCTCTCTGATGTCAGGTTTCCACAGAACATCATCATTGCTTTCTACCTATGCAAAGTTTCGAACAAAATATGATATGAAATCAAAGTCCAATTTTAGACCCTTAAGTCATGCCAAAAAGTTCTGTCATGTAATGTAAATGTCAATCATAAAATTCACTTGCCTGTGAAAAATCAATTGCAGGAAAAAGGGGCCGATACTCGCTGATGCTTCTCCTCTTATCACACGGATGAACTCCCTgtttggagaagaaaaaaaatgcactgGTAAACAAAATTCCAGCAGTTATGTGGAGAACAACAGAGGAGACCCACAGGCAACAAATCAAGTCAAGCGACCAGAAGATCTTAATTTACTGCATTTCTATCATGTGATAATGTGGGACAAAACACCAAGTAGATGTTCCAAATCCCAAATTAGTATCATTAAGTTACTCCATAAAACTGTCATATACATGTTGAAAAAAATCATTGACTGTATGTCATCTTTTGTTACTTCCGTTAAATCTAGGACAGATCAATTGTTACTTCTGGAAACTCGGAGGTTGTTTATTTACAAAGAAAAGTGGATGGGATCTAAGCCTTCACATAACAAAGAATCAAACAATGTAGCAACTACTGACACCATACTCAGACATGTACAATTACATAAAGTACTCAGGTCGTGGAGTTTATGCAAACCCATACATATCCTATTCCTAAGACAGGAAACATGTGATTGATTGAGTTAACAATGAAATTAGTATCGTATACTTCTCTCATGATGGGATAAACGACTTCTAAGGATATGCAATGAGAATTATATTAAACATATAGACTCAGTTTACATTATATGCTGGAAGACATACCAAATGTTCCCTACATAGCTCCACAGCCATAAATGGAGGGCAATTTAAACTCGAAATTGTCGGTCGGTCACTGTTCCCTGCATTGGCCACCATTAGTGGAGGAGCCTCTATCCCATCAGTGTATGATTGACCTCCAAAAACTCCAACTGCTGTCTGCATGGTCCTAAAATGCAAAGATTTGATGTTGTAGGGTTAAAAGCAATCTTTACGATAAATAAAACACATGAAGGGAAAAGGTTACTGGCTCTAAGACATTACAGTTGCGTGGTTGCTTTCAGACATTGattgaaaacaaagaaaacgcTAGACTGAATGAAAAGATAAATAACACAAACAACAGAATTCCAAGGGTAGGCCATGTATTTTAAGAATTAAACATTTAGTATATGACCAGAAACCTACATGGAGATAAGAAATCCCTCCCTCTCTGCACATTGTTTCTTTTTAAAGGGTGAGCATGATTGATCTACAGGCAACAACTATAATTAATATGAGACCAAAAGCAAAAGCCACAGAGTTCAATACTAACTTTACATGACCATCTCCAACCCAAGTGGTATATAAGGTTGTATTCTTCCTAACTTCCAAAATAGCActtttaaagaaaattttcttctccaaccCAAGTGGTATATGGGGTTGTATTATACAACTTCTCATCATGAAGTGCTAAATATAGCTCCCAAATGAGGAGATGAAAAATTTTAGAGGGAAATAAAGTTTGGTAGTTAAGAGAGATTTTCACATtaaaaacaattcaaaaatataaagaaatcacTTTGCATCCCCATTTCCCACCCATCATTGGAGTAAATGAATTATACCACCCTCACttttacactattcatggaTGCAAAATTTAAATTGCATCCTCAATTTCCAACTTATGGTCGGAGATGCCCTTAGGACAAATTACGAAAAACATGTTTGTGTTCAGAGCATTGTTCTATCTGCAACCAACGGATGGGAGAATCCATAATCTCTTTCTTGACTGCACACTTTAAATTCAACCAGCCAAACAATTCCTTTCTCTTTCTGGTTTCCTTTATACTAGGATAGTGTGGATGATATCATCATACCACAGCTGGGACCTAATTATAGGTTAGAGACCTATCTATCAAACCCCCAACCCTGTTCTCCCTTTTCCCCCGAGTCCAGATAAATTCGAGGCAATATAAAACCAGCTACTTTCCATTTGTGTGATGTTTGCATTTTCTATTCCCATTCAGCAagacaagaaaaaacaaaaaggtaaaaagaagTGTAtgcattgttcattatgattccATCTTGCATCCTCTATAAATCTCAAGAAAGTTTAGGAAAAAGAATTCATCGATACTCCACGGTAAGTGCAAAATCGAAAAGGACATATTCAAATATAGCAAGGTCCGGAAAAGCAATACCTTAACAAAGGTGAAGCAATGaccaattcaattctcttgtTGAGTCCACATGATTGAACATGTTTGCGCAGATTTTCAACCTGTTGTAGAATCACAATAATCATTTTCTCAATCAATTAGAGAATAAAAATGTCCAACACATGCTCCAAAACACACAAAAGGCTACTATTCTTGCCAGCCAATACCTGCTGCCATCCGAGAGGAGTAAGGTGTGCGTCAAAAAGATCGTAAGATAAATAAGCCTTAAAATCCTTTTCACCTTCTACATTGTGAATCCCCTGCGCATGCCTCACCTGGACACATCGTTCCATCTTTCTCAATCTAATGTCCCTTAAACAAACACGATTCCAATAAACAATCGTAAAGTACAGCACCTCAACATACCAGATGAATAGTTTTACACCTATGCAGCGGGTACAGGATTGGACCAGCCGTGGCATCCATCTCTGCACATCGGACAATAGTCTTAGGACCACTTCATATACAACGTATCGATCACTGAAAACTAACTGATCTCAAATTTGCAATCCAAAGATGACCATAACCAAATCGAATAAAAATataatcaaccaaacaaaagcAGGCGCAAACTACGTAAACAACCACAATCACAGAACGATATTGCGGAATTAGAACGAAAAGGTTTCGAGGTTGAAcctgagagagaagagaagcaGAGAAGAGAGGAACGGTGCCGCTGATATttcagtggtggtggtggcggcggcggtggtggtatggttttgaaatttgaaatgagaGTGGGGACAAAAGaggaattttaaaaaagagaggTCGTAGTTGTGGTCCCGTGGTACTATAAAATTAGAAATACTGAGATGCCGTGTGTGAGCCGTGGAGGTAGTATTCACTAGTCAGTCAGCGCAAATCAGCAAGTAAATCGCCACCTTCCCGCTGATTCGGTCTGGGAGAACGTGATGAAGGGTCGCGTCACCGTTTTGATTGGTTGTTTATGATGCATATACGGATATACCACCAATTGACGCACACCTTGTGTGACCACACACACATGATGGTCATCAAATTCGAAACCATTTAGGTGATAGGCCATAAATTCCAAATCATTTAGGTGATATTCTGTTCTTGAATATAtttacgaaaatgataaaaatttcaaCAGTTAATATTTCAATTATCGTAATTGAATTGGACGTATGGGATTCTAGTGAGATTACGAATttcacatgtctcacatgatgcatatatgcatacaaCTCAGGAGTTGTGTACGAAATCAAAAAGTCTTGAGTTgaacaatatctttgtggtTATGTTTTGACGTTATGTAAGAAATTTCTATGCACATGCACGTGACCCTTGGGCAAGTTTGTTGGTGTCGTTGTCACTTCTTGGTTCCAAAAAAAAGAGTCgtcaaattattaaaaaaaatggaaacaagTCGCCAAGTGTTCCTGCACATCTGGTAATAAAGGATTCGAATGAGACAAATTCAAGTCTATTGGGCTTGGTCCATTACAATCTTGGCCCACTTAGTATACACCATCTATAAATATGGCCCGTTTATTATGGACTTGAAGGAAGCACGTTGTCTTCAACAAATGAATAAGGTATGATTGTTAAATTTTCGTTTCAATAATTAGTGAAGAAATAATAAGACCACAGTATAACTATGGCTTGACATAGTTAATACGCACGTTGGGGTGATTGTTTGTGAACAAGTGTGACGAGAGGGAAATTTGGTTGTTGGCGTTCTCGTTCATTTATCAAGGAACCTACATGATCTAAGAATTTAGTTACTTAACTACCCAATGGATATTCACTCATATTTGGGAATcgtataatttttttatcaacaaaaattaTCGTTTactaaaaaaagtaaataataaactTCTATATTGACCTTGACAAAAAGAGGTGCTAAcattttaattcaaaaaaaaaacagatagaatatatattctttttttttttttttaaaatgctcACAGGTGATACACACGCTAagtcatgcccgaggggcatgaaggccaccacagaggatggaaaactacccaaatctcaaaccccctggtgatagaaccctggacctcaagatCCTGGGCATGCCCGAGGGgccatgaaggccaccacagcggatggaaaactactcaAATTTCAAACCCCCCGGTGAGAATAGAACCTGACCAACCAGTGACCATTTGCTGTGGTACCACACCTTTGCATGTCAAAGTGCTGCCTGTAACATACCTTGTTTGCTTGCAGGATGCTCTGCTATTTGAATCCGAAACCTCGCTATTTGAAATCATGCACTGCGTCTCTTCTTCCATTGGACATctgaaaaacaatatataacaaTTCATCTGATGGAAGCAGGTAAAAATGAGACATGTAAATAAAGGCATATCATAGGTATGGATTGTTCTGCAAGggacagacaacctgaccaaccagactaTCTCTCATTCTCGATAGAATATATATTCACGTACCCACTAAATATATCTAAAAGATTAAGACTTACCCATTCATATCATATAAATGtgcatatcattttttttaatgatttagCCAGATAATATAGAAATGTGGTGAATCTTCTAGAGCCAAACTTTATGGACTCAAAAGGTTATGAGATCGATTTTTACTGAGAGCAATATTCGTATGATCACGCTTTGGACTTTGCCCAACTTACCTTGATGGAAAAATTTTACGTACATGGACTATACAATTCAAGTTTAGGTTGATATCGAACATTGAATGGAAAAGAATGCACGGTGtcgttattgttttttttttttaaataatgtaGAAACAGCGTCAGTGGTTCACATGCAGACGAACAGAAAGCTTCCAAACTacagttattattattatttgcatatgatgatgatgatcattaTCATCATATTTTCCGTTTCTTCCAGCTAACACATCTTTTGATGCCTAAACTGTTACTCTGTGTGAGATATGATACAACAATACTCGTGATCATGGACctgctcttttcttttcttttctctctcattaATATTGTTCCATATTTAGGGCTGTCAAAATGGTATATTCatcggtttttttttaaaatacatatttcttCACTAAAATCCATCCACttgatcggttaaatttatgttgaaaaaaccAACCGGATCGACTGTGAACACCACTATTCCATATACTAAATCCAGACGAGACCCCTGCAATAGAAATTGCAGTTTTAGTTATAGATGCTCAGTATATTCACCAAATGCAGATCCCATATTGTTAAACAGATTGTATGGTATGTGATTAGAACTGCAGAAAAAAACCACACCGGTTTCTAATGGAGGGACCCTTAACCCTAACAACCTTTAAAGAACTACATTACATTATACCACATACAAAAGGCCGACCATAGCAGTATTTAGAAGCAAAATACATACGTGTGCACTGCACACGCGAGAGTGATGAGAGAGTACTGAAGCTACAAATAAATGAGGACAATAGAGAAGACGACAGAGCTAGTTGTTCTTACAACATAGTGGTCTTATTAGGCACAATGTACTGTTTATTGCCCTAACAAACAAGGCACTAACTGACAAACTTTGACGTTTATAGAATTGTGGTTTTGGTGAAAACCCTAATTTGATAATATTGTGGGCTGTCGGGGTGGTGGGGGAGAAACAGCCCGCGGTTTTCTCACTTCCTTCAAAACCATTTTTCTACTCTGCCCCTGTGTTTCTCGTGCTCGATCCTTCTTGTCCTGTCAacttcatatacatatatatacacaagtgtgtgcacacacacacacacatatatatatatatgcgtgtgtgtgtgtgtttatgaGGTTctaatttacatatatatatatatatatatatatatatatatatatatatatagatatagatatatgcgtgtgtgtgtgtttatgaGGTTCTAATTTTTACTTAACGTGGATCTTAATCATTATAATTTTTCCATGTGTTAATCATTTGGTGCATAGAATGACCTGTGACTGCCAAGACATTTTTCAAGGGAATCATAGATAGAGTTCTTGTAAtcaatctctcttctttttattttcttcagtgTCCCTAATCATGCCTCCTTTTACATCCCCTCGTGACTCGAAaactaatttaaaatataatgtaattaatttacacTTCATTATGCACTTGGTGATTGGTAATGGTTTCCATTGCAATTGATGGGCCTTTCAATCTTAATGAGGTAATCGCGGAACCTCTacctaaaacaaacaaaaaataaaaaaatttgaaaagtgttACAGATCCCAGTTATCCCAGTTGTATGGAAGAGATTTAATGTGTATGTGATGGGCAACTAGGATCCCGGTTGttgggattttattttttttgaataatttttggGTTTTACTATTGAGGACCAATACGCTTAACTCG
It encodes:
- the LOC120010296 gene encoding phosphoglycerate mutase-like protein 1 codes for the protein MDATAGPILYPLHRCKTIHLVRHAQGIHNVEGEKDFKAYLSYDLFDAHLTPLGWQQVENLRKHVQSCGLNKRIELVIASPLLRTMQTAVGVFGGQSYTDGIEAPPLMVANAGNSDRPTISSLNCPPFMAVELCREHLGVHPCDKRRSISEYRPLFPAIDFSQVESNDDVLWKPDIREANEELAARGMEFLKWLWTRKEKEIAVVTHSGFLYHTLSAFGNDCHPSVKSEICTHFANCELRSMVIADRGMMGSDPAITNYPGKIPSGLDLPSDVAKEKTTEKGVSK